The following are encoded in a window of Castanea sativa cultivar Marrone di Chiusa Pesio chromosome 9, ASM4071231v1 genomic DNA:
- the LOC142610893 gene encoding sorting nexin 1 — protein sequence MISTNRTLSASSQSPRSPSSQPPYLSVSVTDPVKLGNGVQAYISYRVITKTNFPEYQGPEKIVIRRYSDFVWLRDRLFEKYKGIFIPPLPEKSAVEKFRFSAEFIEMRRQALDIFVNRIASHHALQQSEDLRTFLQADEETMERLRAHETGIFKKPSDLMQIFKDVQSKVSDVVLGKEKPVEESDPEYEKLKHYIFELENHLAEAQKHAYRLVKRHRELGQSLSDFGKAVKLLGACEGNSLGKAFSELGAKSETLSVKLQKEAHQLLMNFEEPLKDYVRAVQSIKATITERANAFRRQCELTETIKLKEINLNKLSLIRSDKVGEAEMEYNELKAESEEATRLFESIVRLMNEELVHFQERKTLDMGIAFNEFARGQARLANGIADAWRSLLPKLEACSST from the exons ATGATTAGCACG AATCGAACTCTATCGGCCTCGTCTCAAAGCCCTAGATCTCCGTCTTCGCAACCACCCTATTTATCGGTTTCGGTCACTGATCCTGTCAAATTAGGCAATGGCGTCCAAGCCTATATCTCCTACCGAGTCATCACCAAG ACAAATTTTCCTGAATACCAAGGGCCAGAGAAGATTGTCATTCGACGTTACAgtgattttgtttggttacGTGATCGTCTTTTTGAGAAGTACAAAGGCATTTTTATCCCTCCTCTTCCAGAGAAAAGTGCTGTAG AGAAGTTTCGTTTCAGTGCTGAATTCATTGAGATGAGGCGTCAAGCATTGGATATATTTGTTAATCGTATAGCTTCACATCATGCACTTCAGCAAAGTGAGGATCTGAGAACCTTCTTGCAGGCAGATGAAGAG ACAATGGAGAGGCTAAGAGCACATGAGACTGGTATTTTTAAGAAGCCGTCAGATTTGATGCAAATCTTCAAG GATGTACAGTCTAAAGTAAGTGATGTTGTTCTTGGGAAGGAAAAGCCAGTGGAGGAGTCAGATCCTGAATATGAGAAGCTAAAGCACTACATTTTTGAGCTTGAGAACCACTTGGCTGAAGCTCAAAAGCATGCATACCGGCTTGTAAAGAGGCACAGAG AGTTAGGGCAATCTCTGTCAGATTTTGGGAAGGCAGTCAAACTTCTTGGTGCGTGTGAAGGAAATTCTCTAGGAAAGGCATTTTCTGAGCTTGGGGCAAAATCAGAGACATTATCAGTTAAATTGCAAAAGGAG GCACACCAACTCTTGATGAACTTTGAAGAACCCTTGAAAGATTACGTACGTGCTGTGCAATCTATTAAG GCAACTATAACAGAGAGGGCTAATGCCTTTAGAAGACAATGTGAACTGACTGAAACAATCAAGTTGAAAGAGATTAATCT TAACAAACTCTCCCTAATACGTTCTGATAAGGTGGGAGAAGCTGAGATGGAATATAACGAG TTGAAGGCAGAGAGTGAGGAAGCAACAAGATTATTTGAGTCAATTGTGCGATTGATGAACGAAGAGCTAGTGCACTTTCAGGAACGAAAAACTTTAGATATGGGGATTGCTTTCAACGAATTTGCAAGAGGACAGGCACGTCTGGCAAATGGTATTGCCGATGCATGGCGAAGTCTTCTTCCTAAGCTCGAAGCTTGTTCCTCCACTTAA
- the LOC142610306 gene encoding uncharacterized protein LOC142610306 isoform X1, whose protein sequence is MASCAARLLFQPARVNSHVPLSPLTVSSRSPLLITWDKDKDIINKRFLFKLSQRNLTSVAKSSPESDGIVPADEDGVSLGTMKLPSNTNLQRFESLLFQWGNSLCQGANLPLPVPLKVDKIPGGARLGFITIGDGKTEVLVYIDCLVFPATADSGPVFRAIRNGPLKDQSPPGEPRIMRSLLEALKKSVEIARV, encoded by the exons ATGGCCTCCTGCGCTGCGAGGCTACTCTTCCAACCCGCACGTGTCAACTCCCACGTGCCACTCTCCCCTTTAACCGTTTCTTCCCGCTCACCATTGCTCATCACTTGGGACAAAGACAAAGACATCATCAACAAACGGTTCCTCTTTAAGCTCAGCCAACGGAATCTGACGTCAGTAGCCAAGTCATCACCGGAAAGTGACGGCATTGTACCGGCCGACGAAGATGGTGTCTCTCTTGGGACTATGAAATTGCCTTCCAATACTAACCTTCAGAGATTTGAGAGCCTGCTCTTCCag TGGGGCAACAGTCTTTGCCAAGGAGCTAATCTGCCACTGCCTGTACCTTTGAAGGTAG ACAAAATTCCTGGTGGAGCTAGACTAGGTTTTATTACGATCGGTGATGGGAAGACTGAGGTACTTGTGTACATAGATTGCTTGGTTTTTCCAGCAACTGCTGATTCTGGTCCAGTTTTCCGAGCTATAAGAAATGGACCCTTAAAAGATCAATCACCTCCTGGTGAGCCAAGAATCATGAGAAGTCTTCTGGAAGCCCTAAAGAAGTCTGTGGAAATTGCTAGAGTTTGA
- the LOC142610306 gene encoding uncharacterized protein LOC142610306 isoform X2: protein MASCAARLLFQPARVNSHVPLSPLTVSSRSPLLITWDKDKDIINKRFLFKLSQRNLTSVAKSSPESDGIVPADEDGVSLGTMKLPSNTNLQRFESLLFQVDKIPGGARLGFITIGDGKTEVLVYIDCLVFPATADSGPVFRAIRNGPLKDQSPPGEPRIMRSLLEALKKSVEIARV, encoded by the exons ATGGCCTCCTGCGCTGCGAGGCTACTCTTCCAACCCGCACGTGTCAACTCCCACGTGCCACTCTCCCCTTTAACCGTTTCTTCCCGCTCACCATTGCTCATCACTTGGGACAAAGACAAAGACATCATCAACAAACGGTTCCTCTTTAAGCTCAGCCAACGGAATCTGACGTCAGTAGCCAAGTCATCACCGGAAAGTGACGGCATTGTACCGGCCGACGAAGATGGTGTCTCTCTTGGGACTATGAAATTGCCTTCCAATACTAACCTTCAGAGATTTGAGAGCCTGCTCTTCCag GTAGACAAAATTCCTGGTGGAGCTAGACTAGGTTTTATTACGATCGGTGATGGGAAGACTGAGGTACTTGTGTACATAGATTGCTTGGTTTTTCCAGCAACTGCTGATTCTGGTCCAGTTTTCCGAGCTATAAGAAATGGACCCTTAAAAGATCAATCACCTCCTGGTGAGCCAAGAATCATGAGAAGTCTTCTGGAAGCCCTAAAGAAGTCTGTGGAAATTGCTAGAGTTTGA